The following are from one region of the Hemibagrus wyckioides isolate EC202008001 linkage group LG24, SWU_Hwy_1.0, whole genome shotgun sequence genome:
- the LOC131345408 gene encoding kinetochore-associated protein DSN1 homolog — translation MAELQNERFQGDDGLDMVSEDVSQGTKRHLDRSPSPEPPPKSPRTSSPPAVIALLEENQPEDQDSAAHADVVQRETMTEAAPDLSPRSRRKSWRRSTRGRASFPALPSTSQSLCKSISLDLSDEERLEKLMEAAMQVTVKRLRNTLGTIPGADLEAFQTQVDSLQTEWASMAKTISEESQLSFSSSSSDPAIQKAIERAKENLNRLQAESLSWESLLNKHRSKAEELAKRVEEGQERGVSLDPSCVAQSSQSKLILNKPDYNAVLQRQHRVLNTMELVLESQCMMMRALLSFQEDSHLLVKETSARLAQSAGFQDLPSSPVKTLLNLPQSATSS, via the exons ATGGCGGAACTACAAAATGAAAG GTTTCAGGGAGACGATGGGCTTGATATG GTTTCAGAGGACGTTTCACAAGGGACCAAAAGACACTTAGACAGATCCCCGAGTCCAGAACCTCCACCCAAGTCTCCTCGCACCTCATCACCCCCTGCGGTCATCGCTCTTTTAGAAGAGAACCAGCCAGAAGACCAAGATTCAGCAGCTCATGCAGACGTCGTGCAGAGAGAGACGATGACTGAAGCTGCTCCTGATCTCAGCCCTCGCTCACGGAGAAAATCCTGGAGGAGGTCGACTCGAGGCAGGGCGTCATTCCCAGCCCTCCCCAGTACCTCCCAGT CTCTGTGTAAATCCATCAGCCTGGACCTGAGTGATGAAGAGAGGCTGGAGAAACTCATGGAAGCAGCAATGCAG gttacaGTGAAGAGGCTGCGAAACACACTGGGCACCATCCCCGGTGCTGATTTGGAGGCATTTCAAACCCAAG TTGACTCCCTGCAGACGGAGTGGGCGAGTATGGCTAAAACCATTAGTGAGGAAAGTCAGCTGTCGTTCTCCAGCTCCAGCAG CGATCCGGCTATTCAGAAAGCCATCGAGCGTGCGAAGGAGAACCTGAACAG GCTCCAGGCGGAGAGTTTGTCCTGGGAGTCTCTCCTAAATAAACATCGCTCCAAAGCGGAGGAGTTGGCCAA GAGAGTGGAGGAAGGCCAGGAGAGAGGTGTGAGTCTGGACCCGTCCTGCGTCGCTCAGTCCTCTCAGAGCAAGCTGATCCTGAATAAACCCGATTACAACGCAGTGCTGCAGAGACAACACAGAGTCCTTAACACTATGGAGCTggtg CTGGAGTCTCAGTGCATGATGATGAGGGCGCTCCTGTCCTTCCAGGAGGATTCACACTTACTGGTGAAGGAGACCAGCGCACGATTAG CTCAAAGCGCTGGATTCCAGGATCTCCCATCATCCCCGGTGAAGACTCTCCTAAACCTCCCTCAATCTGCCACGTCATCTTAG